The genomic stretch CTTCGACACAGGACCACCTCCCTCCTTTTCACCGCCACCCCCGCCAGGCCGTGCCTACGACACCGTGCGATCCAGCTTCAAGCCCGGGCTGGAGGCCCGGCTGGGAGGGGCGGGACCGCCTGGGCTCTATGCCCCCGGCCTAGGCGCTCACGGGCCTCTCCCTTACCCTGAGCGCCAGAAGCGGGCTCGGTCCATGATCATCTTGCAGGACTCGCCCCACGAACCAGCCGTGGCCGAGAGCAGCCGGCCTCCCCCTGCAGCCACGCCACCCGAGCGACTGAGGCGGAAGGCGCGAGTGCCCGGCAGCCAAGACAGCCCATACGCCAACCTGGGCGCCTTCAGTGCCAGTCTCTTTGCCCCGTCCAAGCCCCAGCGCAGGAAGAGCCCCCTGGTGAAGCAGCTGCAGGTGGAGGAAGCGCAAGATCGGGCTGCCCTGGCTGTGGGGGGCAGCGGCAGCAGCTTTCCCCGGGAGCCCTCGCCCACCCGCCGGGGGCACCGGCTGGGGGGGCTTGACTACCCGCCGGGGGAGCCGCCTGGCCTTCCATTCGCCGGTGCCGGCCCGGGCAAGGAACGAGACCGCCGGCTGGATGAGAGGCGCCGCTCCACCGTCTTCCTCTCCGTGGGGGCCATCGAGGGCAGCCCGCCCACCGCAGACCTGCCATCCCTGCAGCCTTCCCGATCCATCGACGAGCGCCTCCTTGGCAGTGGTCGGGACCTGCTCTTACCCTCGCCCGTCTCCGCTCTCAAGCCATTGGTCAGCAGCCCCAGCCCCCCTGTGGGCTCCACCTTCATCCACCCACTCACCGGCAAGCCCCTGGACCCCAGCTCGCCCTTAGCCCTCGCCCTGGCCGCCCGGGAGCGGGCCCTGGCTTCCCAGGTGCCCTCGAGATCCCCGACCCCCGTTCACAGCCCAGACACGGACCGGCCAGCCCCGCTCTTTGTGGATATCCAGAGCAGAGAGCCAGAACGCAGCAGCCTGGCTTCCCCGACCCCTGCCTTTTCCCCTCGGGGCCCCGCCTGGGGGCCCCTCCCTGCCCGCCGAGAGGTCGAGAAGTCCCCACGGGAGGAGAGGAAGACGCCAGAAGACAAGAAGTCCATGATCCTCAGCGTCCTGGACACGTCGCTCCAGCGCCCCGCCGGCCTCATCGTGGTCCATGCCACGGGCAACGGGCAGGGCCCTGGCGAGCTGGAGGCCGAGGAGAGTACACCGGACACCCCCGAGCTGAGCCAGGCCCCTCCTCCGGCCGCTGCCCCAGCGGCCGCTCCAGGGGCCCTGCCCAGCCCCCGGGCCCAGCCCCCAACCAGTCCCCCGGCCGCCGCCACTGACACGGTGCTGGGCCAGGGCAGCTCGGAGGAAGAGCCCGACGTGGTGTTCGCGGTGACGTTGCCCCCCGCGCAGCTGTCGTCCAGCGATGAGGAGACCCGGGAAGAGCTGGCCAGGATCGGGCTGGTGCCGCCCCCAGACGAGTTCGCCAACGGCCTCCTGGTGACCACGCCCCCCCCGGGCCCCGGGCCGGCCCCTTCTCCCATGGCCTCACCCAGCCCAGCCTCAGGGAAGCCCAGCAGTGACGCGCCCCCCGCTCCGGAGTCAGCCGCGGATTCTGGTGTGGAGGAGGTGGACACGCGCAGCTCCAGCGACCCTCACCTGGAGACCACAAGCACCATCTCCACCGTGTCCAGCATGTCCACGTTGAGCTCCGAGAGCGGCGAGCCCACGGACACGCACACCTCCTTCGCTGACGGACACACTTTTGTACTCGAGAAGCCGCCTGTGCCTCCGAAACCGAAACTCAAGTCCCCGCTCGGGAAGGGGCCCGTGACCTTCAGGGACCCCTTGCTCAAGCAGTCCTCGGACAGCGAGCTCATCGCCGCCGCCTCCGCCGGGCTGGCCTCCGGAGCTGGGCCTGCCCGCCCTCGCTACCTCTTCCAGAGAAGGTCTAAGCTGTGGGGGGACCCGGTGGAGAGCCGGGGACTCCCAGGCCCCGAAGACGACAAACCGACTGTGATCACCGAGCTGAGCTCCCGACTGCAACAGCTCAACAAAGACACCCGTTCCCTAGGGGAGGAGCCCGTGGGAGGCCTGGGGGGCCTGCTCGATCCCATCAAGAAGTCGCCTGCTGTGGCTGCACGGTGAGTGGGGAGCgggtgggggcggggcggggggagaggaggaggaggtgggcaTGTCCAGGGCATGTGGATGCTCCCTTCCCTCCCAGCCATGCCTCTCTGTCCATCCCTCTATCCTCCTCCGGGCCATCCCCTGTCCATGAGAAGGGGCTTTCTGGGCCTCGGCCCCGCGACCAAGCCAGCCTCGGAGCTCCCTCGGAGCTCCCTCGGAGCCCTCCTCTCTCCCGTGAGCGCTCTGGATGGCCCCACACGTCCCCCTGGGCTCCCTCTACCCCCCAGAGGCTGGGTAGCTCATCTCCCCGTGGTGGTAATTCTTCCTCCCTGGTTCCCTGGGGCTGCCTGGCCTCCCACCGAGCACTCCCGAGCCCTTTCCAGTGAGCCGGGCTGGGGTAAGCGCCCTAGGATCCTGCTTGGACATGTTGGCTGGCTCCTCTTCTCTTGTATGCTTCCCCAGTTTTGTTGGCCTCCCAGCCCTCCCAGTGCGGAGTTCCCATTGACCCTCTTCCTCCACAGCCTCTGGGAACACCTCTGGCTTTCTCAGGGTTCTGCCCCCAGCGGCATGGCTCAGCAGGATGGCTCAGTGGGAGTAAGCCTGGGTTGGCTcggccccaaagggcagaactggGAGCACCGGGGTGCAGTGTAAAAAactgctggatctggagtcagggaagACCTGGACGGGAGAGCATTGAGCAGCGGGGTGATCTGGGGCCAGTTACTTACCCTCTacgagcctcagtttcatcatctgtaatcATCTTGCCCTACCTGGCCCCCGAGGTGGTGTGAATAAAATGCTTTGCTAATCTGAAAATCCGATAGCAGCGGGACCAGGATCTCCCCTGGGTTGCAGGGAGGCAGGTTTTTAATGAGCTACTGAAAGGGAGTAGACTGTCTTGGTAGGAGTGAGCTCCCCATCGCTGGACTTCTTTTAGTAGTGGCTAGACTGTCACCTACTTAGTGGTCAGGGCCATTACAGAGTAGCTTCAGGCTTGGGGCTTGGGAAAGCAGGTTGGACTAGAAGACTTTGAGGTCCCTTTGAACTCTCTAATTCCTTGAAGGTgaaagtggagaagaagcctgaGGTACCGGTGAGGCATTATGGGAAATCTAAGGGTGTGGTCAGCGCCCCTGCCTGCCCTCACTCCTCATCTCAGAGCCTGTGTGGCCAGTTCCCACAGCCCAACTGCAGTCATTCAGCCTCCCCTTCCCTGTTCCCATCAGGTTGTACTCCtgacacccccacccccaatcagaAGCAGGGATTGGGGGGAAGGGCAGTCCAGAGACTCCCTTTTCCTGTGGAAGAAAAACGGCACTCCCTTCTTTTAGGCACACGTCTGCCAAAGATAAATGTATTAATCCAATTACTCTAAGAGTCTTTGCTGAGAGAGAAAATCCAGAGACACGAGCTCATCCTGCCTTTGAAGAGCTTGCCACCCAGCTATGCCTGAGTGGTCAAGAGTAAGGGCCCAGGCTGTTATCAAGCTCAAACGGAAGTTCTGGTTCATCAAACAGGGACTGGTACCAGTCCTTTGACCACTCCTTCCAAGGACTCTTCCTTCAGCCTGCTGCTCAATGGTGAAATCAAACTTCCTTTCATTGaattcctcaaatatatactttcttctctctcctccactcaTGACCCTCATTACTCTCAGGGGAGTCTGGTCAGATCTCACTCCCATGAGGATCTGGTTATCCTTGGACACGAGAGATGTGAAAGGTTCCAATTTGAGACAATGTTTGGGGACTGGTGGTTAAAGAAAGGCTGCTAAGGGTTTCAGACTACCTAGCAATAAGAGTATTTTATAATGGGTAGCCTAAAGAGGGAATGGGGTAGGATAGAATGGTTCTGTAGCTCAGCCTTGGGACTgtgtacttcctccctcccctgtctggggtaaggcagggggctcacatgccgagtgagggttgcagtttgggcactcggtctctaaaaggttcgtcatcactgctttagagcatCTCATTGTGTCTTCCTTTATTTGGTGAATATTCAGAACCTTGAATCTAGAGAAGTCCAAGCTTTAGTGCAACCTTTTGCCCTGACAACTCAGAAAGGTTAGTACCCGAATGGGGAATAGGTCCTGACTCAGCTTGAGATGCCAGTGGCTTTTCTGGGTATAAAACGTCAAACTGGTCTGGATGTTAAGTGAAGATCCCTGAATTTCCTGGGCTCTTTACTGCCCTCCAAGCTGGTGGGGTATCCTTCCTGATTGTGATCTCTCTGGCCAGCCCTACAGGCTGCCTGCCTCTGCCCCTGGCTGGAACCCACTCTCTTTCACAGCCATGACGCAAGACTTGTTCATTCTCTGTAACCATGGAATCAGCTCCCCAGTCTGAAGTCAGGATCAGAGATTGTGAATGgaaaaggccatctagtccaactcaagACATTTCATAGAGGTCTGCAAATTAGGTATAAGCAATTCCACAACAGACTTGCCTATTATCTATTCAAGCCTGCCACCTCTCcacctagctctctctctctgtctctgtctgtcacctttcccccatctctttcttcgtctctcttctccccctctccctctttctccttttccatttccttctccctctttccctgcctctttgtctctctttttctgtctccaacTCTGCTCTTCTCACTTGTATCCCTCTGTTGCTGTCACATACCACTCCTTCCAACATTACTCTCAGTCTTCTGCTCAGTCTGATTCTACTGTGTACTTTGTCCCAAATCCCCAGGGGTTGACTGCCAAACATATTTACTGTAGCTAATTTCTAGAGTTACTGTATTTCTTGGtaaggagaaagagagcaaatgaagGATTGTAGtccatcctttccctcctcttttctcagCCCTAACAGCTGTTCCCCTTTCTGATCAGAAATAATCAAACTGCTCAGGTGTACATTACAGATGCCCCTGTCTAAGGGGGAAACAAAGTACCAAGTACTTAGGAATAGCCAAGCTTGCCAATGGTGAGACAGGAGCCAAGTCAGACCTGTTTGCATCATGGTCACAATTTCCCCGAATGGGCAAGGGCCTCCTTCACCCATCTCCTGGTCCTGGAATTCCTGCCTAAGATCACTAGGTGGTACGCTGCATGGCCTTAACTGCAGGGGCACCATCCCTCTCTAGAGCCTGTCCACAACCAGTCCTGTTCCTCTGATGTGCAGAAGCAGGCTCCTCTGTCCTGGGGGCCTGTCACTTACAATTCTCTTCTTAGACACTTGACAGATCCCACACTCTCAGCTTCCTTGTACAGCAGAGATGACCTGAATTGGTGAAAGAGCTGTCTGTCTTGGTTTGGGTTCCCTGCCCTGCATATATCCTCAGGATCTCTCAGGTGTTCAGAGGGGATGGCTACAATTTATCTTCAAACCCCTTCATCACATTTTTTAcaaaatttgatattttaatcACATTAATATCTCATACATTTAATTTCTATCTGCAGTAAAAGAGTTGTTCCTCTCTCCTTTGTGTTTGTCTCTGTCATTCAGCTGTTCTCTGCCTATCTGGCCCCaatatccattcatccattcctcTGGCCTCTCCTCCATCCCTAGCTAGCCATCAGTTATCTGCATTCTTCCCAatcttctctgttctcttctatCCATCCTTCCTGGGCTGCTATTAACCTTGATCTTGAATCTCTACTCCTCTGGATCAGATAGGATGCAGGATGCCATGCTGTGGTCATTAGAAAGGAGGCTGTGGCAGGTTCATGCTGGTGACTTGGGCATGAGAGGCTAAGGAAAGGGAAGGCTGGGTTGGGGACTGGATAGTagtaggagagggcagttggctgGATATCTTCCTGGGAATTCTGCCATGGCTTGGGTCTGTAATCTTCCTCTTGGGATTTTTAACCCTCCAACAACATCCTAGAAAGGAAGAAGTATAAGAAAAATATCTAacttcttctttttattattttttaaaaaaattttatttcttttagaaaaattttccatggttacaccattcttgtttttactttccccttcaccccctttcacctcccccatatccaacgggcatttccactggttttaaaaaatatctaactTCATCATGGAGAGCTCTATTATTATCACCTCTGCCCTCAAGTGAACTTCAGTTTTATGAGGGGATGTTGTAGGTGAGGACCTCGGGAAGCCACTGCCCTCTAAGAGCCCCCATTCTG from Gracilinanus agilis isolate LMUSP501 unplaced genomic scaffold, AgileGrace unplaced_scaffold49234, whole genome shotgun sequence encodes the following:
- the LOC123255598 gene encoding SH3 and multiple ankyrin repeat domains protein 3-like — its product is TGPPPSFSPPPPPGRAYDTVRSSFKPGLEARLGGAGPPGLYAPGLGAHGPLPYPERQKRARSMIILQDSPHEPAVAESSRPPPAATPPERLRRKARVPGSQDSPYANLGAFSASLFAPSKPQRRKSPLVKQLQVEEAQDRAALAVGGSGSSFPREPSPTRRGHRLGGLDYPPGEPPGLPFAGAGPGKERDRRLDERRRSTVFLSVGAIEGSPPTADLPSLQPSRSIDERLLGSGRDLLLPSPVSALKPLVSSPSPPVGSTFIHPLTGKPLDPSSPLALALAARERALASQVPSRSPTPVHSPDTDRPAPLFVDIQSREPERSSLASPTPAFSPRGPAWGPLPARREVEKSPREERKTPEDKKSMILSVLDTSLQRPAGLIVVHATGNGQGPGELEAEESTPDTPELSQAPPPAAAPAAAPGALPSPRAQPPTSPPAAATDTVLGQGSSEEEPDVVFAVTLPPAQLSSSDEETREELARIGLVPPPDEFANGLLVTTPPPGPGPAPSPMASPSPASGKPSSDAPPAPESAADSGVEEVDTRSSSDPHLETTSTISTVSSMSTLSSESGEPTDTHTSFADGHTFVLEKPPVPPKPKLKSPLGKGPVTFRDPLLKQSSDSELIAAASAGLASGAGPARPRYLFQRRSKLWGDPVESRGLPGPEDDKPTVITELSSRLQQLNKDTRSLGEEPVGGLGGLLDPIKKSPAVAAR